One window of the Eucalyptus grandis isolate ANBG69807.140 chromosome 8, ASM1654582v1, whole genome shotgun sequence genome contains the following:
- the LOC104439874 gene encoding cysteine-rich repeat secretory protein 38: MFLSRSIPLLLSFFLLLDTSFGANPLKHICFRRDNYTSGSPFKTNLDSLLTTLVSKVPPSGFGTGSSGEGNDQVYGLALCRGDVSSSDCESCVSDAGPELLQRCPEQKVAIIWYDNCLLKYSKMEFFGKIDTTNKFHWCNVHDVDMDFMEFNRKIKQLLSNLTDEAVAGPKLYAYGELGLGGNKTLFGLAQCTRDLSAYDCKTCLKGAIFDLRFCYGKRGWRTVGGSCNVRSELYPFVDV, from the exons ATGTTTCTCTCCAGATCaatccctctcctcctctccttcttccttcttctcgaCACGAGCTTCGGCGCCAATCCGCTTAAACATATTTGCTTCCGCAGAGATAACTACACTTCCGGTAGTCCTTTCAAAACCAATCTCGACAGCTTGCTCACTACTCTCGTTTCCAAGGTTCCTCCCAGTGGGTTTGGAACCGGCTCAAGCGGCGAGGGGAACGATCAAGTGTACGGGCTAGCCCTTTGCCGGGGTGACGTATCGAGCTCTGACTGCGAAAGTTGCGTCTCCGATGCAGGCCCAGAGCTTTTGCAGCGTTGCCCTGAGCAGAAGGTCGCTATTATTTG GTATGATAATTGTCTCCTCAAGTATTCCAAAATGGAATTCTTCGGCAAGATCGACACCACGAACAAGTTCCACTGGTGCAACGTGCACGACGTCGACATGGACTTCATGGAATTCAACAGGAAGATCAAGCAACTGCTGAGCAACTTGACAGACGAAGCCGTGGCAGGTCCCAAATTGTATGCATATGGCGAACTCGGGCTCGGAGGGAACAAGACACTGTTTGGCTTGGCTCAGTGCACAAGGGATCTATCCGCATATGACTGCAAGACGTGCCTCAAGGGCGCGATATTTGACCTGCGCTTTTGCTATGGCAAACGAGGGTGGAGAACCGTTGGGGGGAGTTGCAACGTTAGATCTGAGCTTTACCCTTTCGTTGATGTTTGA
- the LOC120287313 gene encoding cysteine-rich repeat secretory protein 38-like, with protein sequence MRNLNNVSDPEAFNGKVRGLLTGLVEEAYTVPKLYTTGEMGLEDKTKLYGLVQCTRDLSRPSARSVSRAQWASFRAVVMGRKGGRVVGKSCNFRYEIYPFINV encoded by the coding sequence ATGCGGAACCTGAACAATGTGAGCGACCCGGAGGCTTTCAACGGCAAGGTAAGGGGGCTACTGACCGGGCTGGTCGAGGAGGCTTACACGGTGCCAAAGCTGTACACGACTGGAGAGATGGGACTAGAGGATAAGACAAAGCTGTATGGATTGGTGCAATGCACGAGGGATCTATCACGACCGAGTGCAAGGAGTGTCTCGAGGGCGCAATGGGCGAGCTTCCGAGCTGTTGTGATGGGAAGGAAGGGGGGGCGAGTGGTTGGCAAGAGCTGCAACTTCCGATATGAGATTTACCCTTTTATCAATGTTTAA